One genomic window of Arvicola amphibius chromosome 4, mArvAmp1.2, whole genome shotgun sequence includes the following:
- the Eral1 gene encoding GTPase Era, mitochondrial isoform X2 produces MAAPRRHCAGLVRSLLGVWQLGPQTGREWVASPGSLLGNQARCVSCVGGAISSGPLLAAASGRYGQDSALDRILGFPQPDSSLAPSVPAVSVHRDEQNLLLVHTPDMPENPRVLRVVLLGTPNAGKSTLSNQLLGRKVFPVSKKVHTTRCQALGVITEKEAQVILLDTPGIISPVKQKRHHLELSLLEDPWKSMESADLVVVLVDVSDKWTRSQLSPQVLQCLTRFSQVPSILVLNKVDCLKQKSVLLQLTAALTEGVVNGKKLNIKQAAHLGTPCPSPATRDPNTHSVRNPQRIGWPYFQEIFMLSALNNKDVNTLKQYLLAQAKPGPWEFHSGVLTSQTPEEICANKIREKLLEYLPEEVPYGVQQKTVVWEEGPSGELVIQQSLLVPKESHMRILIGQKGLLIAQIAQEVGRDLMDIFLCDVHIRLSVKLLK; encoded by the exons ATGGCTGCCCCCAGACGGCACTGTGCTGGCCTAGTTCGGTCTTTACTCGGGGTCTGGCAGCTCGGCCCGCAGactgggagggagtgggtggcTTCGCCCGGCTCGCTTCTAGGTAACCAGGCGAGATGCGTGTCCTGTGTCGGGGGTGCCATTTCTTCTGGTCCCCTCCTGGCCGCCGCTTCTGGTCGCTATGGTCAGGATTCCGCCTTGGACCGAATCCTTGGATTCCCTCAGCCTGACAGTTCGTTGGCTCCGAGCGTCCCCGCGGTGTCGGTACACAGAG ATGAGCAGAATCTGCTCTTGGTCCATACTCCTGACATGCCTGAGAATCCCCGGGTCCTCCGAGTGGTCCTCCTGGGAACTCCAAATGCAGGAAAGTCAACACTCTCCAATCAGTTGCTGGGCCGTAAA GTGTTTCCTGTCTCCAAGAAGGTGCACACCACTCGATGCCAAGCTCTAGGGGTCATCACAGAGAAGGAGGCTCAGGTG ATTCTGCTCGACACACCTGGCATCATCAGTCCTGTTAAACAGAAGAG GCACCATTTGGAGCTGTCTTTGTTGGAAGACCCATGGAAGAGCATGGAATCTGCTGATCTTG TTGTAGTTCTTGTGGATGTGTCAGACAAGTGGACCAGGAGCCAGCTGAGCCCCCAGGTGCTGCAGTGTTTGACCCGCTTCTCTCAGGTTCCCAGCATCCTGGTCTTGAACAAG GTAGATTGCTTGaagcagaagtcagttctccttCAGCTGACAGCAGCCCTCACTGAAGGTGTGGTCAATGGCAAGAAGCTCAACATCAAGCAGGCTGCACACCTTGGcaccccctgccccagccctgcaACTAGGGACCCCAATACCCACTCAGTGAGAAACCCTCAGAGAATTGGCTGGCCCTACTTCCAGGAGATCTTCATGTTATCAGCACTAAACAACAAGGATGTGAACACACTAAAG CAGTACCTTCTAGCACAGGCCAAGCCAGGACCCTGGGAGTTCCACAGCGGAGTCCTCACTAGCCAGACCCCTGAAGAGATTTGTGCCAATAAAATCCGAGAGAAGCTCCTAGAGTACCTGCCTGAGGAGGTGCCCTACGGTGTGCAACAG AAGACAGTGGTATGGGAGGAAGGACCAAGTGGGGAGCTAGTGATCCAGCAGAGCCTTCTGGTACCCAAAGAATCTCATATG CGGATCCTGATTGGCCAGAAGGGCCTCTTGATCGCCCAGATTGCACAGGAGGTAGGCCGAGACCTCATGGACATCTTCCTCTGTGATGTTCACATCCGCCTCTCTGTGAAACTTCTCAAATGA
- the Eral1 gene encoding GTPase Era, mitochondrial isoform X1 has product MAAPRRHCAGLVRSLLGVWQLGPQTGREWVASPGSLLGNQARCVSCVGGAISSGPLLAAASGRYGQDSALDRILGFPQPDSSLAPSVPAVSVHRDEQNLLLVHTPDMPENPRVLRVVLLGTPNAGKSTLSNQLLGRKVFPVSKKVHTTRCQALGVITEKEAQVILLDTPGIISPVKQKRHHLELSLLEDPWKSMESADLVVVLVDVSDKWTRSQLSPQVLQCLTRFSQVPSILVLNKVDCLKQKSVLLQLTAALTEGVVNGKKLNIKQAAHLGTPCPSPATRDPNTHSVRNPQRIGWPYFQEIFMLSALNNKDVNTLKQYLLAQAKPGPWEFHSGVLTSQTPEEICANKIREKLLEYLPEEVPYGVQQKTVVWEEGPSGELVIQQSLLVPKESHMRILIGQKGLLIAQIAQEGLPAQAFGRITDWNYPMKGGLQGC; this is encoded by the exons ATGGCTGCCCCCAGACGGCACTGTGCTGGCCTAGTTCGGTCTTTACTCGGGGTCTGGCAGCTCGGCCCGCAGactgggagggagtgggtggcTTCGCCCGGCTCGCTTCTAGGTAACCAGGCGAGATGCGTGTCCTGTGTCGGGGGTGCCATTTCTTCTGGTCCCCTCCTGGCCGCCGCTTCTGGTCGCTATGGTCAGGATTCCGCCTTGGACCGAATCCTTGGATTCCCTCAGCCTGACAGTTCGTTGGCTCCGAGCGTCCCCGCGGTGTCGGTACACAGAG ATGAGCAGAATCTGCTCTTGGTCCATACTCCTGACATGCCTGAGAATCCCCGGGTCCTCCGAGTGGTCCTCCTGGGAACTCCAAATGCAGGAAAGTCAACACTCTCCAATCAGTTGCTGGGCCGTAAA GTGTTTCCTGTCTCCAAGAAGGTGCACACCACTCGATGCCAAGCTCTAGGGGTCATCACAGAGAAGGAGGCTCAGGTG ATTCTGCTCGACACACCTGGCATCATCAGTCCTGTTAAACAGAAGAG GCACCATTTGGAGCTGTCTTTGTTGGAAGACCCATGGAAGAGCATGGAATCTGCTGATCTTG TTGTAGTTCTTGTGGATGTGTCAGACAAGTGGACCAGGAGCCAGCTGAGCCCCCAGGTGCTGCAGTGTTTGACCCGCTTCTCTCAGGTTCCCAGCATCCTGGTCTTGAACAAG GTAGATTGCTTGaagcagaagtcagttctccttCAGCTGACAGCAGCCCTCACTGAAGGTGTGGTCAATGGCAAGAAGCTCAACATCAAGCAGGCTGCACACCTTGGcaccccctgccccagccctgcaACTAGGGACCCCAATACCCACTCAGTGAGAAACCCTCAGAGAATTGGCTGGCCCTACTTCCAGGAGATCTTCATGTTATCAGCACTAAACAACAAGGATGTGAACACACTAAAG CAGTACCTTCTAGCACAGGCCAAGCCAGGACCCTGGGAGTTCCACAGCGGAGTCCTCACTAGCCAGACCCCTGAAGAGATTTGTGCCAATAAAATCCGAGAGAAGCTCCTAGAGTACCTGCCTGAGGAGGTGCCCTACGGTGTGCAACAG AAGACAGTGGTATGGGAGGAAGGACCAAGTGGGGAGCTAGTGATCCAGCAGAGCCTTCTGGTACCCAAAGAATCTCATATG CGGATCCTGATTGGCCAGAAGGGCCTCTTGATCGCCCAGATTGCACAGGAG GGCCTCCCTGCTCAAGCTTTTGGGAGAATAACTGACTGGAACTACCCTATGAAAGGGGGACTGCAGGGCTGCTAA
- the Eral1 gene encoding GTPase Era, mitochondrial isoform X4 — protein MAAPRRHCAGLVRSLLGVWQLGPQTGREWVASPGSLLGNQARCVSCVGGAISSGPLLAAASGRYGQDSALDRILGFPQPDSSLAPSVPAVSVHRDEQNLLLVHTPDMPENPRVLRVVLLGTPNAGKSTLSNQLLGRKVFPVSKKVHTTRCQALGVITEKEAQVILLDTPGIISPVKQKRHHLELSLLEDPWKSMESADLVVVLVDVSDKWTRSQLSPQVLQCLTRFSQVPSILVLNKVDCLKQKSVLLQLTAALTEGVVNGKKLNIKQAAHLGTPCPSPATRDPNTHSVRNPQRIGWPYFQEIFMLSALNNKDVNTLKQYLLAQAKPGPWEFHSGVLTSQTPEEICANKIREKLLEYLPEEVPYGVQQRILIGQKGLLIAQIAQEGLPAQAFGRITDWNYPMKGGLQGC, from the exons ATGGCTGCCCCCAGACGGCACTGTGCTGGCCTAGTTCGGTCTTTACTCGGGGTCTGGCAGCTCGGCCCGCAGactgggagggagtgggtggcTTCGCCCGGCTCGCTTCTAGGTAACCAGGCGAGATGCGTGTCCTGTGTCGGGGGTGCCATTTCTTCTGGTCCCCTCCTGGCCGCCGCTTCTGGTCGCTATGGTCAGGATTCCGCCTTGGACCGAATCCTTGGATTCCCTCAGCCTGACAGTTCGTTGGCTCCGAGCGTCCCCGCGGTGTCGGTACACAGAG ATGAGCAGAATCTGCTCTTGGTCCATACTCCTGACATGCCTGAGAATCCCCGGGTCCTCCGAGTGGTCCTCCTGGGAACTCCAAATGCAGGAAAGTCAACACTCTCCAATCAGTTGCTGGGCCGTAAA GTGTTTCCTGTCTCCAAGAAGGTGCACACCACTCGATGCCAAGCTCTAGGGGTCATCACAGAGAAGGAGGCTCAGGTG ATTCTGCTCGACACACCTGGCATCATCAGTCCTGTTAAACAGAAGAG GCACCATTTGGAGCTGTCTTTGTTGGAAGACCCATGGAAGAGCATGGAATCTGCTGATCTTG TTGTAGTTCTTGTGGATGTGTCAGACAAGTGGACCAGGAGCCAGCTGAGCCCCCAGGTGCTGCAGTGTTTGACCCGCTTCTCTCAGGTTCCCAGCATCCTGGTCTTGAACAAG GTAGATTGCTTGaagcagaagtcagttctccttCAGCTGACAGCAGCCCTCACTGAAGGTGTGGTCAATGGCAAGAAGCTCAACATCAAGCAGGCTGCACACCTTGGcaccccctgccccagccctgcaACTAGGGACCCCAATACCCACTCAGTGAGAAACCCTCAGAGAATTGGCTGGCCCTACTTCCAGGAGATCTTCATGTTATCAGCACTAAACAACAAGGATGTGAACACACTAAAG CAGTACCTTCTAGCACAGGCCAAGCCAGGACCCTGGGAGTTCCACAGCGGAGTCCTCACTAGCCAGACCCCTGAAGAGATTTGTGCCAATAAAATCCGAGAGAAGCTCCTAGAGTACCTGCCTGAGGAGGTGCCCTACGGTGTGCAACAG CGGATCCTGATTGGCCAGAAGGGCCTCTTGATCGCCCAGATTGCACAGGAG GGCCTCCCTGCTCAAGCTTTTGGGAGAATAACTGACTGGAACTACCCTATGAAAGGGGGACTGCAGGGCTGCTAA
- the Eral1 gene encoding GTPase Era, mitochondrial isoform X3 → MAAPRRHCAGLVRSLLGVWQLGPQTGREWVASPGSLLGNQARCVSCVGGAISSGPLLAAASGRYGQDSALDRILGFPQPDSSLAPSVPAVSVHRDEQNLLLVHTPDMPENPRVLRVVLLGTPNAGKSTLSNQLLGRKVFPVSKKVHTTRCQALGVITEKEAQVILLDTPGIISPVKQKRHHLELSLLEDPWKSMESADLVVVLVDVSDKWTRSQLSPQVLQCLTRFSQVPSILVLNKVDCLKQKSVLLQLTAALTEGVVNGKKLNIKQAAHLGTPCPSPATRDPNTHSVRNPQRIGWPYFQEIFMLSALNNKDVNTLKYLLAQAKPGPWEFHSGVLTSQTPEEICANKIREKLLEYLPEEVPYGVQQKTVVWEEGPSGELVIQQSLLVPKESHMRILIGQKGLLIAQIAQEGLPAQAFGRITDWNYPMKGGLQGC, encoded by the exons ATGGCTGCCCCCAGACGGCACTGTGCTGGCCTAGTTCGGTCTTTACTCGGGGTCTGGCAGCTCGGCCCGCAGactgggagggagtgggtggcTTCGCCCGGCTCGCTTCTAGGTAACCAGGCGAGATGCGTGTCCTGTGTCGGGGGTGCCATTTCTTCTGGTCCCCTCCTGGCCGCCGCTTCTGGTCGCTATGGTCAGGATTCCGCCTTGGACCGAATCCTTGGATTCCCTCAGCCTGACAGTTCGTTGGCTCCGAGCGTCCCCGCGGTGTCGGTACACAGAG ATGAGCAGAATCTGCTCTTGGTCCATACTCCTGACATGCCTGAGAATCCCCGGGTCCTCCGAGTGGTCCTCCTGGGAACTCCAAATGCAGGAAAGTCAACACTCTCCAATCAGTTGCTGGGCCGTAAA GTGTTTCCTGTCTCCAAGAAGGTGCACACCACTCGATGCCAAGCTCTAGGGGTCATCACAGAGAAGGAGGCTCAGGTG ATTCTGCTCGACACACCTGGCATCATCAGTCCTGTTAAACAGAAGAG GCACCATTTGGAGCTGTCTTTGTTGGAAGACCCATGGAAGAGCATGGAATCTGCTGATCTTG TTGTAGTTCTTGTGGATGTGTCAGACAAGTGGACCAGGAGCCAGCTGAGCCCCCAGGTGCTGCAGTGTTTGACCCGCTTCTCTCAGGTTCCCAGCATCCTGGTCTTGAACAAG GTAGATTGCTTGaagcagaagtcagttctccttCAGCTGACAGCAGCCCTCACTGAAGGTGTGGTCAATGGCAAGAAGCTCAACATCAAGCAGGCTGCACACCTTGGcaccccctgccccagccctgcaACTAGGGACCCCAATACCCACTCAGTGAGAAACCCTCAGAGAATTGGCTGGCCCTACTTCCAGGAGATCTTCATGTTATCAGCACTAAACAACAAGGATGTGAACACACTAAAG TACCTTCTAGCACAGGCCAAGCCAGGACCCTGGGAGTTCCACAGCGGAGTCCTCACTAGCCAGACCCCTGAAGAGATTTGTGCCAATAAAATCCGAGAGAAGCTCCTAGAGTACCTGCCTGAGGAGGTGCCCTACGGTGTGCAACAG AAGACAGTGGTATGGGAGGAAGGACCAAGTGGGGAGCTAGTGATCCAGCAGAGCCTTCTGGTACCCAAAGAATCTCATATG CGGATCCTGATTGGCCAGAAGGGCCTCTTGATCGCCCAGATTGCACAGGAG GGCCTCCCTGCTCAAGCTTTTGGGAGAATAACTGACTGGAACTACCCTATGAAAGGGGGACTGCAGGGCTGCTAA